The Populus trichocarpa isolate Nisqually-1 chromosome 11, P.trichocarpa_v4.1, whole genome shotgun sequence genome has a segment encoding these proteins:
- the LOC7489059 gene encoding trihelix transcription factor GTL1-like isoform X1, whose product MQQGGGERGSSQSQYGVPHQQEGDVPITTPTSAALATHMQQQVVEEASPISSRPPATAATTSGVMNLDEFIRLSGSGGAEEDIVAGEDADRTGGIASGNRWPRQETHALLQIRSEMDAAFRDATLKGPLWEDVSRKLAEMGYKRNAKKCKEKFENVHKYYKRTKEGRAGRQDGKSYRFFTQLEALHNTTGSGGASASVINMSGAAPQQIFTTTTSSLDVAPVSVGIPMPISSSVRIPPPSSRVLQPASNIGSMFPPDLGATVAAAAAGAGPVGISFSSNGSSSSPSSEDDDDDEEEDEELLGGQPSATAAGTSRKRKRASLSSAKGETHRMMEFFEGLMKQLMQKQEAMQQRFLEAIEKREQDRMIRDEAWKRQEMARLSREHEIMAQERAISASRDAAIVAFLQKITGQTIHLPTPVSMAPPFSLPPPPPPPEPQPVQVTPLFTVSTQPPPPPQLQPMPQSQVTPQQNIQQPQPLPQQQHHHHQQGHRQHQLPISSDIVMAVPEQQIIPQEIGSGGGSGSEPASSRWPKPEVLALIKLRSGLETKYQEAGPKGPLWEEISTGMQRMGYKRSAKRCKEKWENINKYFKKVKESNKNRSEDAKTCPYFHELDALYRKKILGGSGGGGGGGSTSTSGFDSQSRPQEQQQQESLQLDPMPHPMQQPPQQTQTTESQNKNGAGGDVQASNIGLPGNLGEGNGGAAKKPEDIVKELKKQQGTQQQQQQQQQQQQQQLMVDGYDKIEEGDSENVNEDEYDDEDEGDDDDEEEEEEGLQEERKMAYKIEFQRQNTSSAANGGGTGGAPSFLAMVQ is encoded by the exons ATGCAACAAGGAGGTGGAGAAAGAGGGTCATCACAGTCACAATATGGAGTGCCACACCAACAGGAAGGTGATGTACCTATAACAACTCCTACATCTGCTGCACTAGCAACCCACATGCAGCAGCAAGTAGTAGAAGAAGCATCGCCCATTAGCAGCAGACCTCCTGCCACAGCTGCCACAACAAGTGGGGTTATGAATTTAGATGAATTTATTAGACTTTCAGGGAGTGGTGGTGCAGAAGAAGATATTGTTGCTGGAGAAGATGCAGATCGAACAGGAGGTATTGCTAGTGGCAATAGGTGGCCAAGGCAAGAAACTCATGCCCTTTTGCAAATTAGGTCTGAAATGGATGCTGCTTTTCGTGATGCCACCTTAAAAGGTCCTCTATGGGAGGATGTTTCAAG GAAGCTAGCAGAGATGGGATACAAGAGAAATGCCAAGAAATGTAAAGAAAAGTTTGAGAACGTGCACAAGTATTATAAAAGAACAAAGGAAGGTAGAGCCGGTCGTCAAGATGGCAAAAGCTACAGGTTTTTTACCCAGCTTGAAGCTTTGCATAATACTACTGGTAGTGGCGGTGCTTCTGCTAGTGTCATCAATATGTCTGGTGCTGCTCCTCAGCAGATTTTCACTACAACAACAAGCAGTCTGGATGTTGCTCCTGTTTCTGTTGGAATTCCTATGCCTATTTCGTCTTCTGTTAGAATTCCTCCACCTTCTTCTCGGGTACTTCAACCAGCTTCAAATATTGGCTCAATGTTCCCTCCTGATTTGGGGGCAACAGTGGCCGCAGCTGCTGCAGGTGCTGGCCCTGTTGGAATCAGCTTCTCGTCGAAtgggtcttcttcttctccaagTTCTGAAGACGATGACGACGACGAGGAGGAGGATGAAGAGCTATTAGGAGGACAACCATCAGCTACGGCTGCTGGTACGAGTCGAAAACGTAAAAGGGCATCATTATCGTCAGCTAAAGGAGAAACTCATCGGATGATGGAGTTTTTTGAGGGACTAATGAAACAGCTCATGCAGAAGCAAGAGGCGATGCAACAGAGATTTTTGGAGGCGATTGAGAAGAGGGAGCAAGATAGGATGATAAGAGATGAAGCTTGGAAAAGGCAAGAGATGGCTAGATTGAGTCGTGAACATGAGATTATGGCTCAAGAACGGGCTATTTCTGCTAGTCGAGATGCTGCTATTGTTGCCTTTCTACAGAAAATTACAGGCCAAACTATTCATTTGCCTACGCCTGTATCAATGGCTCCTCCATTTTCActacctccaccaccaccaccaccagaaCCGCAACCGGTTCAAGTAACGCCATTGTTCACTGTCTCAAcccaaccaccaccaccaccacaacttCAACCCATGCCACAGTCACAAGTAACACCACAACAAAATATACAACAGCCACAACCACTTCCCCAAcagcagcaccaccaccaccaacaaggGCATCGTCAACACCAACTACCCATTTCTTCAGATATAGTAATGGCGGTCCCGGAACAACAAATAATACCACAGGAAATTGGAAGTGGTGGCGGTAGTGGGAGCGAGCCAGCGTCATCAAGATGGCCAAAGCCAGAAGTTCTTGCACTTATAAAGTTGAGAAGCGGGCTTGAAACTAAATACCAAGAAGCTGGGCCTAAGGGGCCACTTTGGGAAGAAATTTCAACAGGAATGCAAAGGATGGGCTATAAAAGAAGTGCCAAAAGATGCAAAGAAAAATGGGAGAATATCAACAAGTACTtcaagaaagtaaaagaaagtAACAAAAATCGCTCAGAAGATGCCAAGACTTGCCCTTATTTTCATGAGCTTGATGCCCTTTATAGGAAAAAGATTCTTGGtggaagtggtggtggtggtggtggtggaagcACCTCTACTAGTGGCTTTGACAGCCAAAGTAGGCCACAAGAACAGCAGCAGCAAGAGAGCTTACAATTGGACCCAATGCCACATCCAATGCAGCAGCCACCGCAACAGACACAAACCAcagaatcacaaaataaaaatggggCTGGTGGTGATGTTCAAGCAAGCAATATAGGTTTGCCTGGGAATCTCGGAGAAGGAAATGGAGGAGCAGCAAAGAAG CCAGAAGACATCGTGAAGGAGTTGAAGAAACAGCAGGGgactcaacaacaacaacagcaacagcaacagcaacagcaacaacagTTAATGGTTGATGGCTATGATAAGATAGAGGAAGGTGACAGTGAAAACGTAAATGAAGATGAATATGACGACGAAGACGAGGGCGACGACGATgatgaagaggaggaggaggaagggttacaagaggagaggaaaatGGCATACAAGATAGAGTTCCAAAGGCAGAACACAAGTAGTGCTGCCAATGGAGGAGGGACTGGCGGGGCACCCTCCTTTTTGGCCATGGTTCAATAG
- the LOC7489059 gene encoding trihelix transcription factor DF1-like isoform X3, translating to MGYKRNAKKCKEKFENVHKYYKRTKEGRAGRQDGKSYRFFTQLEALHNTTGSGGASASVINMSGAAPQQIFTTTTSSLDVAPVSVGIPMPISSSVRIPPPSSRVLQPASNIGSMFPPDLGATVAAAAAGAGPVGISFSSNGSSSSPSSEDDDDDEEEDEELLGGQPSATAAGTSRKRKRASLSSAKGETHRMMEFFEGLMKQLMQKQEAMQQRFLEAIEKREQDRMIRDEAWKRQEMARLSREHEIMAQERAISASRDAAIVAFLQKITGQTIHLPTPVSMAPPFSLPPPPPPPEPQPVQVTPLFTVSTQPPPPPQLQPMPQSQVTPQQNIQQPQPLPQQQHHHHQQGHRQHQLPISSDIVMAVPEQQIIPQEIGSGGGSGSEPASSRWPKPEVLALIKLRSGLETKYQEAGPKGPLWEEISTGMQRMGYKRSAKRCKEKWENINKYFKKVKESNKNRSEDAKTCPYFHELDALYRKKILGGSGGGGGGGSTSTSGFDSQSRPQEQQQQESLQLDPMPHPMQQPPQQTQTTESQNKNGAGGDVQASNIGLPGNLGEGNGGAAKKPEDIVKELKKQQGTQQQQQQQQQQQQQQLMVDGYDKIEEGDSENVNEDEYDDEDEGDDDDEEEEEEGLQEERKMAYKIEFQRQNTSSAANGGGTGGAPSFLAMVQ from the exons ATGGGATACAAGAGAAATGCCAAGAAATGTAAAGAAAAGTTTGAGAACGTGCACAAGTATTATAAAAGAACAAAGGAAGGTAGAGCCGGTCGTCAAGATGGCAAAAGCTACAGGTTTTTTACCCAGCTTGAAGCTTTGCATAATACTACTGGTAGTGGCGGTGCTTCTGCTAGTGTCATCAATATGTCTGGTGCTGCTCCTCAGCAGATTTTCACTACAACAACAAGCAGTCTGGATGTTGCTCCTGTTTCTGTTGGAATTCCTATGCCTATTTCGTCTTCTGTTAGAATTCCTCCACCTTCTTCTCGGGTACTTCAACCAGCTTCAAATATTGGCTCAATGTTCCCTCCTGATTTGGGGGCAACAGTGGCCGCAGCTGCTGCAGGTGCTGGCCCTGTTGGAATCAGCTTCTCGTCGAAtgggtcttcttcttctccaagTTCTGAAGACGATGACGACGACGAGGAGGAGGATGAAGAGCTATTAGGAGGACAACCATCAGCTACGGCTGCTGGTACGAGTCGAAAACGTAAAAGGGCATCATTATCGTCAGCTAAAGGAGAAACTCATCGGATGATGGAGTTTTTTGAGGGACTAATGAAACAGCTCATGCAGAAGCAAGAGGCGATGCAACAGAGATTTTTGGAGGCGATTGAGAAGAGGGAGCAAGATAGGATGATAAGAGATGAAGCTTGGAAAAGGCAAGAGATGGCTAGATTGAGTCGTGAACATGAGATTATGGCTCAAGAACGGGCTATTTCTGCTAGTCGAGATGCTGCTATTGTTGCCTTTCTACAGAAAATTACAGGCCAAACTATTCATTTGCCTACGCCTGTATCAATGGCTCCTCCATTTTCActacctccaccaccaccaccaccagaaCCGCAACCGGTTCAAGTAACGCCATTGTTCACTGTCTCAAcccaaccaccaccaccaccacaacttCAACCCATGCCACAGTCACAAGTAACACCACAACAAAATATACAACAGCCACAACCACTTCCCCAAcagcagcaccaccaccaccaacaaggGCATCGTCAACACCAACTACCCATTTCTTCAGATATAGTAATGGCGGTCCCGGAACAACAAATAATACCACAGGAAATTGGAAGTGGTGGCGGTAGTGGGAGCGAGCCAGCGTCATCAAGATGGCCAAAGCCAGAAGTTCTTGCACTTATAAAGTTGAGAAGCGGGCTTGAAACTAAATACCAAGAAGCTGGGCCTAAGGGGCCACTTTGGGAAGAAATTTCAACAGGAATGCAAAGGATGGGCTATAAAAGAAGTGCCAAAAGATGCAAAGAAAAATGGGAGAATATCAACAAGTACTtcaagaaagtaaaagaaagtAACAAAAATCGCTCAGAAGATGCCAAGACTTGCCCTTATTTTCATGAGCTTGATGCCCTTTATAGGAAAAAGATTCTTGGtggaagtggtggtggtggtggtggtggaagcACCTCTACTAGTGGCTTTGACAGCCAAAGTAGGCCACAAGAACAGCAGCAGCAAGAGAGCTTACAATTGGACCCAATGCCACATCCAATGCAGCAGCCACCGCAACAGACACAAACCAcagaatcacaaaataaaaatggggCTGGTGGTGATGTTCAAGCAAGCAATATAGGTTTGCCTGGGAATCTCGGAGAAGGAAATGGAGGAGCAGCAAAGAAG CCAGAAGACATCGTGAAGGAGTTGAAGAAACAGCAGGGgactcaacaacaacaacagcaacagcaacagcaacagcaacaacagTTAATGGTTGATGGCTATGATAAGATAGAGGAAGGTGACAGTGAAAACGTAAATGAAGATGAATATGACGACGAAGACGAGGGCGACGACGATgatgaagaggaggaggaggaagggttacaagaggagaggaaaatGGCATACAAGATAGAGTTCCAAAGGCAGAACACAAGTAGTGCTGCCAATGGAGGAGGGACTGGCGGGGCACCCTCCTTTTTGGCCATGGTTCAATAG
- the LOC7489059 gene encoding trihelix transcription factor GTL1-like isoform X2, translating into MQQGGGERGSSQSQYGVPHQQEGDVPITTPTSAALATHMQQQVVEEASPISSRPPATAATTSGVMNLDEFIRLSGSGGAEEDIVAGEDADRTGGIASGNRWPRQETHALLQIRSEMDAAFRDATLKGPLWEDVSRKLAEMGYKRNAKKCKEKFENVHKYYKRTKEGRAGRQDGKSYRFFTQLEALHNTTGSGGASASVINMSGAAPQQIFTTTTSSLDVAPVSVGIPMPISSSVRIPPPSSRVLQPASNIGSMFPPDLGATVAAAAAGAGPVGISFSSNGSSSSPSSEDDDDDEEEDEELLGGQPSATAAGTSRKRKRASLSSAKGETHRMMEFFEGLMKQLMQKQEAMQQRFLEAIEKREQDRMIRDEAWKRQEMARLSREHEIMAQERAISASRDAAIVAFLQKITGQTIHLPTPVSMAPPFSLPPPPPPPEPQPVQVTPLFTVSTQPPPPPQLQPMPQSQVTPQQNIQQPQPLPQQQHHHHQQGHRQHQLPISSDIVMAVPEQQIIPQEIGSGGGSGSEPASSRWPKPEVLALIKLRSGLETKYQEAGPKGPLWEEISTGMQRMGYKRSAKRCKEKWENINKYFKKVKESNKNRSEDAKTCPYFHELDALYRKKILGGSGGGGGGGSTSTSGFDSQSRPQEQQQQESLQLDPMPHPMQQPPQQTQTTESQNKNGAGGDVQASNIGLPGNLGEGNGGAAKKKTS; encoded by the exons ATGCAACAAGGAGGTGGAGAAAGAGGGTCATCACAGTCACAATATGGAGTGCCACACCAACAGGAAGGTGATGTACCTATAACAACTCCTACATCTGCTGCACTAGCAACCCACATGCAGCAGCAAGTAGTAGAAGAAGCATCGCCCATTAGCAGCAGACCTCCTGCCACAGCTGCCACAACAAGTGGGGTTATGAATTTAGATGAATTTATTAGACTTTCAGGGAGTGGTGGTGCAGAAGAAGATATTGTTGCTGGAGAAGATGCAGATCGAACAGGAGGTATTGCTAGTGGCAATAGGTGGCCAAGGCAAGAAACTCATGCCCTTTTGCAAATTAGGTCTGAAATGGATGCTGCTTTTCGTGATGCCACCTTAAAAGGTCCTCTATGGGAGGATGTTTCAAG GAAGCTAGCAGAGATGGGATACAAGAGAAATGCCAAGAAATGTAAAGAAAAGTTTGAGAACGTGCACAAGTATTATAAAAGAACAAAGGAAGGTAGAGCCGGTCGTCAAGATGGCAAAAGCTACAGGTTTTTTACCCAGCTTGAAGCTTTGCATAATACTACTGGTAGTGGCGGTGCTTCTGCTAGTGTCATCAATATGTCTGGTGCTGCTCCTCAGCAGATTTTCACTACAACAACAAGCAGTCTGGATGTTGCTCCTGTTTCTGTTGGAATTCCTATGCCTATTTCGTCTTCTGTTAGAATTCCTCCACCTTCTTCTCGGGTACTTCAACCAGCTTCAAATATTGGCTCAATGTTCCCTCCTGATTTGGGGGCAACAGTGGCCGCAGCTGCTGCAGGTGCTGGCCCTGTTGGAATCAGCTTCTCGTCGAAtgggtcttcttcttctccaagTTCTGAAGACGATGACGACGACGAGGAGGAGGATGAAGAGCTATTAGGAGGACAACCATCAGCTACGGCTGCTGGTACGAGTCGAAAACGTAAAAGGGCATCATTATCGTCAGCTAAAGGAGAAACTCATCGGATGATGGAGTTTTTTGAGGGACTAATGAAACAGCTCATGCAGAAGCAAGAGGCGATGCAACAGAGATTTTTGGAGGCGATTGAGAAGAGGGAGCAAGATAGGATGATAAGAGATGAAGCTTGGAAAAGGCAAGAGATGGCTAGATTGAGTCGTGAACATGAGATTATGGCTCAAGAACGGGCTATTTCTGCTAGTCGAGATGCTGCTATTGTTGCCTTTCTACAGAAAATTACAGGCCAAACTATTCATTTGCCTACGCCTGTATCAATGGCTCCTCCATTTTCActacctccaccaccaccaccaccagaaCCGCAACCGGTTCAAGTAACGCCATTGTTCACTGTCTCAAcccaaccaccaccaccaccacaacttCAACCCATGCCACAGTCACAAGTAACACCACAACAAAATATACAACAGCCACAACCACTTCCCCAAcagcagcaccaccaccaccaacaaggGCATCGTCAACACCAACTACCCATTTCTTCAGATATAGTAATGGCGGTCCCGGAACAACAAATAATACCACAGGAAATTGGAAGTGGTGGCGGTAGTGGGAGCGAGCCAGCGTCATCAAGATGGCCAAAGCCAGAAGTTCTTGCACTTATAAAGTTGAGAAGCGGGCTTGAAACTAAATACCAAGAAGCTGGGCCTAAGGGGCCACTTTGGGAAGAAATTTCAACAGGAATGCAAAGGATGGGCTATAAAAGAAGTGCCAAAAGATGCAAAGAAAAATGGGAGAATATCAACAAGTACTtcaagaaagtaaaagaaagtAACAAAAATCGCTCAGAAGATGCCAAGACTTGCCCTTATTTTCATGAGCTTGATGCCCTTTATAGGAAAAAGATTCTTGGtggaagtggtggtggtggtggtggtggaagcACCTCTACTAGTGGCTTTGACAGCCAAAGTAGGCCACAAGAACAGCAGCAGCAAGAGAGCTTACAATTGGACCCAATGCCACATCCAATGCAGCAGCCACCGCAACAGACACAAACCAcagaatcacaaaataaaaatggggCTGGTGGTGATGTTCAAGCAAGCAATATAGGTTTGCCTGGGAATCTCGGAGAAGGAAATGGAGGAGCAGCAAAGAAG AAGACATCGTGA